One Symphalangus syndactylus isolate Jambi chromosome 10, NHGRI_mSymSyn1-v2.1_pri, whole genome shotgun sequence genomic region harbors:
- the LOC129491719 gene encoding translation machinery-associated protein 16-like gives MPKAPKGKSAGREKKVIHPYSRKAAQITREAHKQEKNEKLKNEKGLCLNLVGEKLQWFQNHLDPQKKRYSKKDACELIERYLNRFSSELEQIELHNSIRDRQGRRHCSRETVIKQTMERERQQFEGYGLEIPDILNASNLKTFREWDFDLKKLTNIKMRKICTNDAIPKKCKRKTVITVDQDLGELELNDESSDSDEEMTAVA, from the coding sequence ATGCCTAAAGCACCAAAGGGAAAAAGTGCAGGACgggaaaaaaaagtcatccaTCCATATAGTAGAAAAGCAGCTCAAATTACGAGAGAGGcccacaaacaagaaaaaaacgaaAAATTGAAGAATGAAAAGGGCTTGTGTCTCAACCTTGTTGGTGAAAAACTGCAATGGTTTCAAAATCATCTTGATCCCCAAAAAAAGAGATATTCAAAGAAAGATGCTTGTGAACTAATTGAAAGGTACTTAAATCGATTCAGCAGTGAGCTGGAGCAGATTGAGTTACATAACAGTATCAGGGACAGGCAGGGGAGGCGGCACTGTTCCCGGGAGACCGTCATCAAGCAGACGATGGAGCGGGAGCGACAGCAGTTTGAAGGATATGGCCTTGAGATTCCAGACATTCTAAATGCAAGTAATCTGAAAACATTTAGGGAATGGGACTTTGATCTGAAGAAATTAACaaacattaaaatgagaaaaatttgcACTAATGATGCAATCCCCAAGAAGTGCAAGAGGAAAACTGTTATAACTGTAGACCAAGATTTGGGGGAATTGGAACTAAATGATGAATCAAGTgattcagatgaggaaatgactgcagtggcctAA